From the genome of Helicoverpa zea isolate HzStark_Cry1AcR chromosome 1, ilHelZeax1.1, whole genome shotgun sequence, one region includes:
- the LOC124631037 gene encoding ATP synthase-coupling factor 6, mitochondrial-like: MIAFKFLSGVRTAVVSRVITRNKGSASDPVQQLFVDKIREYRQKSADGKFVDPSPAILKELKAELGKLEKHYGGGPGVDMTAFPDFKFGEPKLDPIDEVIPEKPSARGKKKKKKPKKK; the protein is encoded by the coding sequence ATGATTGCTTTTAAATTCCTCAGCGGAGTAAGAACAGCGGTGGTCTCCAGAGTTATCACGAGAAACAAAGGCTCAGCTTCTGATCCTGTTCAGCAGCTATTCGTAGACAAGATACGGGAATATAGGCAGAAGAGTGCTGATGGAAAATTTGTGGACCCTAGCCCAGCTATTTTGAAAGAACTGAAGGCAGAACTTGGGAAACTTGAGAAGCACTACGGCGGTGGGCCAGGGGTCGACATGACGGCGTTCCCTGATTTCAAGTTTGGGGAGCCTAAGCTTGATCCTATTGATGAAGTAATTCCTGAAAAACCCTCAGCCAGAggtaagaagaagaaaaagaagccTAAGAAGAAGTGA